The sequence GAGCGAAACGTACGCTACAAGCGGGTCGAACGTCGCCGCCGAGAGCAGCCACCGCATCCAGCGATCCGGCTCAACGATGTACGTCCCGACGAACTGCGAGGCCGCCGCGACGCCGACCATCGCGAGAACACCCACCAGCTTCAGGACCCGACGGACGGCGGGGAGACATCGGAGGAATCGCAGGGTACCGAGTCCGGCGGCGTACCCCCAGACGGCTGCACAACAGACGAGCGGTAGTGCGACGAGGCCGCCCGTCAGGACGAGTGACGGTGCTCCGGCCCCCAGTGCGAACGCGACGGCGAGCGCACCGATCGGCACGCCGAACCACAGGGACAGCCGCCCGATCTCCGCAGCCATAAGGCCGAGAACCACCGCACGCGGGTGGACTGTCGTCAGGACGAGATCCTCGGCTTCGACGCTCCCGATCCGTTCCAGTGTCCTCAGCATCGCCACTAACCCGAGCACGAGTGGGAACGCGCTTGCACCGGCCTCGAAGAACGGAATCGCGGTCACGGAGCGCGTAGTCCGACCGAGCAGGTACGCAGTCGGGAGCGACAGCAGCAAACTCCCGCCGAAGAACAACAACACAACCCCCAGTCCGATGAGCCGGCGCGTGGTTCCGAGATACCCCCGGAGGCTCCGAACGAACTCCGCACGGCCGATTCGGAGGCCGTACCGAACGTCGCGTTGTAGACTCATTCTCCGGTGTGGGGTGCGTCGCTTCGGTGGTCGCTTGTGACTGCGAGGAACGCGTCCTCCAACGAGTCGCTCGCACCCGTCTCCGCCCGGTTCTGTACCTCTTCCGGGGTTCCCTCCGCGACGAGCCTCCCGTCGAACAACACGCCGACCGCATCGGCAATAGCTTCGACGACTGGCAGTATGTGAGTCGAGAGGAAGACTGTGGTCCCCCGATCGGCAAAGGCCGTGATGGATCTCCGAATGGCCCGGGCAGCGCGTGGGTCGAGTCCCGAGGTGGGCTCGTCGAGAAACAGGACGTCCGGATCGTGCAGGACGCTCTGGACGAACGCGGTTTTCTGCCGCATCCCCTTTGAGTACGCCTCGATCCGTTTGTCGGCGTCGCCACGCAGATCGAACCGATCGAGATACCCGTCGATTCGGTCGCGGGCGACGTCCTGCGGGACGTCACGGAGATCAGCCACGTACTCCAGTTGTTCCCGTGCGCTAAACTCCTCGTAGAGCGGTGGCGTTTCGGGAAGGTAGCCGATACGTGACGCGAGCGCACGTCGATCGGTCACGTCGACACCGCGAACGCGGACGGATCCGCTCGTGGGCCCTGTCAGACCCGTAAGGAGTCGCATCGTGGTCGTCTTGCCCGCGCCGTTCGGGCCGAGAAAGCCGTAGACGGTTCCCGTCGGGATCGCGAGCGAGAGTCGTTCGACGGCGACCTCTGAGTTGTAGGTCTTCCGCAGGTCGGTCGTCCGGATGGCGATGTCGTCGTCAGTGGAGGGCATACGTCACGCCGAGGGTTGTCACACTGCCCGCCTATGCGTTTCGGAACTATCGACTCAGTTGCTCGCTGCGACACCCCCGGCGTCCGCCTCGAATCCGCGATCCACGGCTACCCGTCTCCCGGGTGCAGACGCGCGTCCGGGAGGCGAGCCGGCGCGACGGACGCGGTCGTCCCTGCCCCCGGTTCGTACTCCGCACCCGTCGACCGCGTCTCGGAGCCCCGTTCGATGTCCGCCGGGTACAGTTCGGTTCCGGTGTACTCGGGTCCGACGTACCCGTATACGAACGCGACGTTCGGCTCGTACCCGGCGCCCGGGTTCGAGGACCTCCCGCCGTCCGCCTCGATGCTCAGTTCCGTGACTGTCGCCTCAACTCCGACTGACTCCCGAACGGCCTCGGTCTGGTGGATGCGATTGTAGCCCCCGCAACTGGCGATGAGGGTGTTATACGAAGGTTCCCACAGGTGATCAAGAATCGGTCGATACAGCGCTTGGGTATGGTAATCGGTTCCAGTCGGTTCACCCCGGGCAAGCGCGGTCGGCGACGTTCAACACCCGCCAGCGCCACCGGCGCCGCCAGCACCGGCCGCACCGCCGGCACAGGAGGCGGCCGCTCCAGCACTCGCGCCAGCACAAGCCGAAGCGACGGCGGCTCCGCCACCGCCGGCGTACGCGCCCGACGACGCCATCGACTCGGCGTCAAACTGCTGCCAGTAGACGGGTGGCACGCCGTCGTCACCGTCGTCGCCAGCCTTCACGTCGGCGCGCAGGTCCGACAGGGTGTATCCCGGGTCGGTGAGGTACCTCTCCACGAGTGTCGGCTGGACGGTGATACGCCGGTAGACGACGTCCTCTTCGTTGGCGTCGGCGTATGCGAACTGCACGTCGTAATGGCGGACGTGGAACCCTTTGAAGACCGAATGAATGGCTTCGAGGATGGTTCCGACCACGTCCCAGACGGTGTCCATAGCGGGTTCGCCCGCGTCCTCAAGAACCACCGGAACGACGGGAACCAGAATATCGTCGCCATCGCGGTGCGTGTTCACCTTGTTCACTTCGTGGACTTCGGGGACGTCCGCGAGAGCATCGGGAAGCGGGTCGAACGCGTCTGCCAGTCGGTCGTCACCGGCGTTGTTCTCCTCACGATAATCCTCGGTCAAGTCCTCGAGGCCGATACTATCCAGGAAGTCCGCGGCTCTCTCGGTGAAGCTGCGGTCGTCACTGGAGGGCATCAAGCGATTATTGTACGACAGCGGTCATAAATCTGGGTGGTATCGACGTGCCTATCGTAGCGTTTGCAACTGGTTGCACATCCGATCGCACGCCGTCGTGCGATCGAGTGAGCGAAGACTTGCAGATGCTACTGTAGTTCTGATGGAACTGTCCCAGTCAACTCGGGCGTTGTATGCAGCAGTTCCCACTTCATCGGATTTAATTGTTTTATAATACACAGCCCGACAAATGGCCGATAATGACGAGGGTGGATCACATGCCTCCGACCCGGCGGTACTAGACCCGCAAGAACGACCGGCGGAGGCTTGTGCGTACGGGCACGAGAGTATTGACTGGACCTGCCCCCGGGACCCCCGGGACGACGGGGACTACTGTATCTTCCACGCCCCGGTCTCGACGAAGCAACCTGAGGAGGTTCGCGACGCATTCGTGGCCGCGCTCAAGGAACCCGGAAAGCAGGCGAAGGCCTTCATCGGGGCGCGCCTGTCGTCGTTAGACCTCTCCTTCGAGACCATCCACCCGCCGGACAACTACCCCATCGACCTGCGGTACGCGTCCATCGAGGATAGGCTTGATTGTGCATACACCAAGTTCGACTCGATACTATGGTTGGCCAACACCGAGATCGGGACCTGTAATTTCGAAGGGGCGTCGTTCCGGGACGAGGTTAACCTCGAGGACGCCTCCGTCGGCGAGTTCCGAGCGAACAAAGGGGAGTTCGTCGACGGGATCACCGCCGAGGGCCTGTCTGTAGCCAACGATAGCCTGATACGCGGCGACCTGTCGTTTCAGCGTGCACGGTTCGGCGACCGTGTCGAGTTGACAGAACTCACCGTCGACGGTGAGCTGGACCTCACCGACGCCTCGGTACAGGGCCAGTTGGCCCTCGGTTCGGCAGACGTCGACGGCGATATCGAGGCGAGACGTCTCAACTGCGAGGGGAGAGTGTGGCTCAGGGAGGCGTCGGTAGGGGGGGATCTGGAATTGTCGAAGGCATCCGTAGCCGGCGATGTGAGCTTGGGAACCGCGACGATCGTGGAGGGAGTGGATATGACAGATGTCGAGATCGACGAAGGAGTGGAGATGACGCACTGCACTGTGGGTGGGTCTCTCGAGGTCTCGGACGCGGATTTCGAGGACTCGCTGTTACTCGCGTCCGCCGAGGTCGGCGCCATTGAGGGGCGCTCCGCCACGTTCCGGGACGACGTCCACGCTACCGGCATAACGGTCAGCACAGGGGTCTCACTGGATGATGTCGACGCTTGGAGCCTCAATTTTATGAATTCGACGCTGGGAGAGACCGTGGAACTGAACGGAACCGCAGAGCGTATATACTTCGACAACACGACGCTCACCGAGCCAGGGGTCTTCGATCTCTCCGGGGTGACAGCCGAGAGCGGTCGGATAACGTTGCCCGCCGATACCCCCGTCGTCTACGACTTCACGGACGCAACGCTCGGCGACATCAAGCTCGCGACGAACGACGACGACGCCCACCTGTTCGAGCGCTTCCGCTTCGAGAACACCACGTTTGACGGCTTTGACTTTGGCCCCTACAGTGACGACCTCGCCGCCGTCGACTGGCGTATCGATACCCTCACTGACGCCGTCGATATCGACGACGGGATTTCCGACGGAGAGATCGTTTCAGAGATGGAGGACGTCGCGGCTCTGATCGAGGAGGCAAACGAGCACGAAACGGAGAGCATATCCGAAATGTTCGCAGCCACTATAGATGCGTCGCCGGTCGAGTTTGACGTCGAACTCGAGGACATAGAGACGACAGATGACTTGCAGGAGACCCTCCACGAATTTGCCGAACGAGCCGAAGAGGAGCTAGAAGGCGAAAAGCCCGGAGGACCGACCGCCGGCGAACTGGAGAACACCTACCTCAAGGCCAAGAACGGTGCCGACCGGACCGGGGCAGACGAGATGGCAGCGCGATTCTTCATCCGAGAAATGAAGTTTCGCCGCCAACGCCACGCGAACGAGTTCCGGACGGGTGATTCCATCCACGGACGCCTCAAGAGCGGGTGGGATTGGGTGACCAACCTGACGCTGGACGTCGTCGCAGGATATGGTGAGCGGCCGCGGAACGTAGTCGGCGTCTCCATCGGTCTCGTCTTCGCATTCGGCGGTATCTACCAATTGATGAATGCGCTCCCGAGCGGCAGCGGAACGCGGGACTACGTCCTGTTCAGCCTGCAGAATTTCGTGGCCTTCCTCATCGGGAGCAACCCGCGAGGGACGCTCGCTGTCCGGTACGTGAGTGCTACAGAGGCGTTCCTCGGGGCCTTCCTCATTGCACTGTTCGTATTCACGCTGACTCGATCGTTGAATCGCTGATACTGTCGGCA comes from Halobellus ruber and encodes:
- a CDS encoding ABC transporter ATP-binding protein yields the protein MPSTDDDIAIRTTDLRKTYNSEVAVERLSLAIPTGTVYGFLGPNGAGKTTTMRLLTGLTGPTSGSVRVRGVDVTDRRALASRIGYLPETPPLYEEFSAREQLEYVADLRDVPQDVARDRIDGYLDRFDLRGDADKRIEAYSKGMRQKTAFVQSVLHDPDVLFLDEPTSGLDPRAARAIRRSITAFADRGTTVFLSTHILPVVEAIADAVGVLFDGRLVAEGTPEEVQNRAETGASDSLEDAFLAVTSDHRSDAPHTGE